Genomic DNA from Candidatus Thermoplasmatota archaeon:
ATCGTTCCAAAGTATTTTGTCTCACCAGATATAATCGAAAGAAGAAAACCCTTAAAGCCTAACGCAAGGAGGGCTGGCTGGGTTGGGTCCAACATTCTTCTGGGTAGGCTACCTATTGATGCGAGGATAAGTTTGGTTATCAATGGCTTTATAGTGTCCGAGGAAACGGTCAGAAAATCATGGAAACGATTCTCATTTCTTAGGGAAATATCCGTCTCCTCAAAAGGATGGTTGACCGATGTACTTGCGTGTGTAAGAAAATTGGAAAAAATCGAGTTCATGCTCGATGAGATGTATAGTTTTGAAGAGTCGCTAAGAAAAATGCATCCTAGGAATAAACACATCAAACCGAAGATAAGGCAACAATTGCAGATTTTGAGAGACAGAGGAATTCTGGAGTTTCTCGGGGATGGTAGATATAGGATAATAAGATAGAACACATATTGCTCAATAAAACGAATTATCCTCAAGGATCTTTAACCCAACAGCTATATGAAGACTTTGGCATTAAAGATAGATTTCCGTTATCGATGCTGCAACGTTAAAGAGGATTAGAGGATAAAGAATGAAAGATAGATATTGGAGATAGAGATTGCTCCCCTACCGCTATCCAAATAGAAATAAAAAAAATATTTGATAAGAGAATCAGAGAGTGATTCATCCTCGAATCCTCGAGCTAAACCCAAAGAGTTCTCGCTCTATTTTAGCTAAAAAAGCGTCCATAGGCTGTTTCCATACCCCTCAGAATGTATCCAATCAATCGCATCTTGGACGTGTGTACCACACATAACAATTGGTTTCAACAGGAGAGAATGACCAAAAATTCCTTATATTTTTAGGAATGACACCTTAGCAATACTTTCAAAATCGGTTAATTACCCCTACAAATTCATAAATTTTATTATTTTTTATAAATGCAAACCACGTGTTTTCATGTTTTTCGAGTGTATCCATTTGTCACATTTCATATCCTTGTTTCTACAGCTAAACCTGTTTTGTTTACAATAAAATTAAATATTCGTCCTTATATTAAGGCAACCAAAATATTGAACTCTAAAAACATGATTGAAAAAACAGTTAGATGTCCCCATTGTAAAAACAAAGTCACAATTCAGGGTAATCCTGGAGAAAAAATCTATTTGACATGCCCTAAATGCAACAAAAAAGATATATTTACATTTCCAGAAACAAAGTCAGAATTAAAAACAAAACCCGGTTCTTTTGCAATAGAGGTTGATAGTCTTACTAAAATATATAAGGATGTAATAGCAGTAGATGACCTTTCATTCAATATTCGAACTGGGGAGATCTTTGGTCTTCTTGGTCCTAATGGAGCAGGAAAGACCACAGCGATAAAGGCGATACTTAGTTTAATTCATGTTAATTCAGGTAAAATCAAAATCAATGGATTTGACATTAAAAAGGATGGTATCGAAGCGAAAAAAAATATTGGTTATCTTCCTGAGCGAGTTGCGTTCTATGATAATCTCACTCCTTTGCAGACATTACATTTCTTCTGTGAATTAAAGGGTGCTGATAAATCTGTTGCGAGACCTCTTATAAAGGAGGTTGGACTTGAGGATGCAATAAATAGGAAAGTAGGGACTTTCTCGAAAGGTATGGTTCAATTGCTGGGTGTAACTCAAGTAATGATTGGTAATCCTTCAATTTATATTCTTGATGAACCTATGGCAGGTTTAGATGCCCGGTGGATAAAAACTATTAGAGAAAAGATTAAGATGTTAAACGATCAGGGTGCCACGGTACTTTTTTCATCTCATATTCTAAGTGAGGTAGAGAATATTTGTGATAGAGTTGCAATTATCGACAAAGGTAAACTCATTGCTGAAGACACAGTATCTAATCTGAACAAATATTTACGTATTAAACCGCGTCTTGAAATTTCTATTCCTAGTCTGAAGGGTAGGGTACCAGAGGTAATCCGGGGTGTTGAGGGTGTAGAGGCTGTTGATGCAAAAGATGACAAGCTGTTTGTGACTTGCGAGTCTTCTGTCCGTAGTCAAGTTATAACTACTCTTGAGAAGACAGGTTTTAAAGTTGTTAACATCAAAACAATTGAGCCTTCACTTGAGGAAGCATTTGTGAAATTGATATCTGGGGAGGAAGGTGATGCTTAATGGCCGGAATAAATCCCAAGGTAATTTATACTATTGCAAAGAAAGAATTCTTGGATAACATTAGAAATAAATGGATTATTGTAATAACAATTATTTTTATAATTTTGACAATTGCTTCATCATACCTTGCTGGTGGACAAGCAGGAGGTGATGAGATATTTGGAGGTATGGAAGACACTGTTGTTGCACTTATGAGCATTTATACTCTTCTTATTCCGTTAATTGCAATTATGCTTGGTTTCTCAACAATTGCTGGTGAGGCAGAAAAGGGTGCTTTATCTGTAGTTCTTTCGTATCCTGTAAAGAGAGTAGAGGTTCTATTAGGTAAGTTCTTGGGCCTTGGTTCTGTACTAGCTGTTACTCCCTTAATAGGATTTGGCCTAAGTGGTATTGTTATTGCAACAATCGTTGGTGCAGAAGAAGGACTAGCATTTATTGCATTCATAGCACTTGCAATTATCTTAGGTTTAATGTATTTAAGTCTAATAATTTGCATTTCTGCACTCTGTAGAAACCGTGTGAGAGCTATTGCGGGAGGAATTATCTTATTTTTTTGGGCAATGATTTATGGTATGATAGTTATGGCCGTCTATTATGGAACCGGGGGAGACTTTATGAAACTGATGTCAGGTGAGGGCACCTATCCAGATTGGCTTTGGAGCTCTGTTGTTTTTAGCCCCAGTGATTTAAATCAGATGGCAGTAATGAGAGCATTTGGTCTTAAACAGGCTATGGGGATCTCATTAGAAGCTCCGGATTGGATGAGTATGCCTTTTGTTCTTGCCGTTCAGTTGATATGGATAATAATACCCTTAATTTTGGCATACATCTTCTTTAAAAGGAGAGATATTTGAAACAAAAAGATTCGAAATTAACTTTGGATGTAACTTCGCTAACAACGTGTTTCAGAATTAGAAAATTAGCAAACATGACATTTAAGGTGCGAAAAATAAGTTTTCACCCGTAAATTTGCTATCGCTATAAATGCTACCTGAGGGGGATTAGACAATGAAAAATGGGAATAATCTAAACCTTTTCAAAAAGATACTCTAGTCTTTTCTATAAATTTTCAGAGCTCCTCTGGCGATATCTGCTCCCAGCTCGCTCAGATATATCCTCAGACCTTTCTCCAATATCAAATGTTCGGCTTCCACCAGCCCCGGAATTTCTTTCTGCTGACTATGTGTGAACTCGTATATCGGGACTGCTTTATCTTTTGAAACAGCACCAAGCCTCATCAACTCCATTTCCAATGATATGCCAACCGGTGGGCTTTCTTCTACCAGCTCCCGCAAGTATGGATCCATCCAATCCGCTTGTATTATCCTCGGTTTAACCTTTCGCCCCACTATCTCAATTTTTGGAAAAACTGTAGATTGGTATAGCGATTGCAGAGCATCAAGGTACAGCTTCACACTTTTTGATTGATTTAACACACTCTGGCTGATGGTGATTTTGTTTGGATGTTCCTTTAATAAATCGCAAAAATCCTCCACTGATATTTTTTGCGTTATTTTGTAATTGTCATTTTCTTCCATTATCGCTTTCATACAAAAGTGTAACAAATATCTATATAAGTATTTTACTATATTGGTTGTGTATTACTGATATAGAAATTCATGAAGATATAAATAACTTATCTCTATTAAGGTGCAGATGGCAAAAATGGAACAGCAACATGAAGATTTTATGGCTGCTTCTGCAAAATGGATAAAATCAAATCGTCAAAAATATTGTCCAATTACAGCCGTTTCAAATTTGCCAAATTGGAGAAAGACATTCAAAGATTTAAAGAAATGGGGCCTTGTATGCCCATACAAAAGTGGCGAAATAATCATTATCACTGAATATGGCTGGTCATGGTTGGCAGAGAAACATCCTGAAATAATTGGAAGACATAAAAAGATGGATTGAGATTAGCAAGTAACATGTATAATCGCTCCGACCTTTCCTTTATCTGCCAGCTCATTGAATTTTTTTATTGCCTCCTTGGATGGAAGTTGAATGATTTTCATTCCGTTTTCCTCTGCAAATTTCTCGGCATCCTCGGCAATTTTAGCCTTGCTGATTGTTCCATCTCCGATTACTATGGTTTCGGCATTGGATAGTTCCTCTATTTCCTCCTTCCTGAATAAATGGCTGCCAAATATTCCCAAGCCTCCTTTTCTTTTCTTAACTTCCCCATTTGGAAATACGACCACATCATGTCTGTATTTCTTTCCATCTATTGTTACACAGCCAAATTTCAGCGAGCCAAATTTTGCCATGATAATAAATTTCAGCCGGGTATAAAAACCATTGCAAAATGTTATATGCATTTTATGTGATAGGAAAGTATGCTCTACCTCGGCACATCGGGCTGGTATTATGACCATTGGGCGGGGGATTTTTATCCGGAGGAATTGGATAAAAGAGAATGGCTTCAATTTTATGCCAAGAAATTCAATACAGTCGAGGTAAACACCACTTTCTATAGAATGCCGTTTCCAAATATGCTGAAGGGATGGAAACGAAAGACACCAGAAAATTTCATGCTTTCTTTCAAGGGCAGCAGTCTTGTGACGCATAAGAAAAAATTGCAGGAAGTCAATAGCATTCTTCAAAAATTTTATTCCCTGATTGATATAATAAAAGAAAAAAGAGGGGTTATTTTGTGGCAGCTTCCTCCTTCCTTGCATAAAAACAATGAATTATTGGAGAAATTTTTGAACGAGCTGAACCTGGAAATACCACAGGCAGTGGAATTCAGGCACAAGAGCTGGTATGAAAAAGAGGTTTACAGGTTATTGGAAAAATATGGCATTGGTTATTGCATTATCAGTTTTCCATCTCTTCCGACTCAAATTGAGGTTACGGCTGAATTCGCTTACATAAGGTGGCACGGGAAAGAAAGTCTGTATTCCTCAAATTATTCAAAAGAAGAATTGGAGGAATGGGCCGAAGTAATAAGAAATTTGGATGTTAAAGATGTTTATGGCTATTTTAATAACGATTTTAATTGTTACGCGCCTAAAAACTGTGAGCAACTAAAAGAAATGATGGAAGATTAGAAGGACGATATATCATTCCTCTTTTTTTGACAGGTAATACACTCCTGAAAAAAGTAGCAGAATTCCCATAATCTGCATTATGGTGAGCGATTCCCCCAAAACAAAGAAAGCAAGGATGGCTGCAAAGAAGGGTGCGGAAAGCTCAAGAGCGGAAACCTGCGCCGCTTTAATGTGCTTCAGTCCTTCATAATACAGAATTGTTCCTATGCCGACAACAATACCCGCCAGAATCTGGTAAACGTTTGCAATGTGAAAAGCAGATACATCATGAAAACTATGGATGCAAATAAAAATCTGTAGAATGTTATAATACCTGCATTCATGCCTTTAAGGTATTTTCTTACAGCTATAGCTGCTGTTGCCCATGTAATTGTTGATGCCAGCACCAGCAAGTCCCATATAGTTCCGAGTTTAAGGACTGCAAGATTGTTGGGTGTTCGGGTTGTTACCAGCAGTCCGGACAGCATCATTAATGCAATCCCTATCAGCCTATCCTCTTTGAGAAATAAAAATCCGAGCAAAACTATGAATATTGGCTGCATATGCCCTAGCAGTACAACATTTATTACCGGAGCCTTTGTCATTGCAAGGAAGTACAGCAAATCTGCAAAAAGTGTTCCGGCTAACCCTATATACACCATTACGGATATCTGACGTTTGTCTATCCTGAAGCTTGCTTTTGTTGCAGATGAATATGCCAGTGCCATTGCCATAACGATAAATGCCCTTATCGCTGAGGTATGGAGAAAATCCGAATTTTGATATGAAAGCTTTGCAAATACGGGCTCTATCGCCCACATCACGCTGGCGCATATTGCGGCTAAAACCCCAATCTGCTTATTGTTCATGCCCGCACGGGAAAGTTAAATATTTTGGCAAATCAATAAAAATCTTCATCCACCTTCATCTCTTCCCTTTTTGTTTCTTCAAATCCTTTTATGTAATCATCGTACCAGTGAATTTTTGCCGGTATGGCGAACGGCGCGCCGGGATAGGTTATCAATACCTCCCCCGCTTCAAGCGTCTGAATCTCCTTCTCTATTTTCGATATGTCCTGCTTCGCCGAGCCTTTTATTATATTCCTGTCGCCTTCATCGGCAAGTCCGAGAATGAAGAAGGTATTGAACTGTGATAGCAACTCTTCCTTTATCAATTTGGGCTGCTGGGTTATTGCACACAACCCTACTTTAAATTTTCTTCCCTCTCTGGCAATCTGGGCGAATACCCCTTCTGCTTTCAATACGCGCTGTGCTTCCTCCATGGTTATCAGGATGGGGGGCAATTTTCTGAACTGTTCCCTATCTCTATAAGCATTTTTGTTGCGGGCCAAAATTTTTCTGGCGAGAATGACGCCGACAAGCAATTCCTCGTATTCATACAGCCCCGAAGTATCAACAAGCACCACCTTTCCCTCATTTAGCTGGCAGAGCATTGAATCTGTTATCGCCACGCTTTCATCTCTGTGTATTATCTCGGATTGAAGTATCATCTCAGCCCTTCTTTTTAGAACGCCGAAAGTTATATCCTGTATTTTTTTGCCAAATGCAATGACCAGTTCTTCAGTATCCATTTCATACAGCTTGACCAGCCATTCCTTTCCAAATCTGGAGCGCAGGGAATAGAGAGCATCTCTCTGTGCTTCAGTGAAAGAGAATATATTCTGTAGGTCGCCAACGGTAATCTCGTATGCAGATATCTTGAGCGTGTTGTGCGGGCCGCTGATGCGGTGCGGGGAATAAACAATCAATGCATTTTTAGCCATCGGATGATCCCTCAGTCCTTCAGTATTGTCTCCCCCCTCGTAATATTCCCCATGTGGGTCAACTATCAAAAGCCCGTATTTTCCATGCGTCATGGCGGAAGCGGCGAACACTCTCATGAGATTGCTTTTTCCCATTCCAGTAGTGGCAAATATGCCTATATGGTGGGGAATAAGTTCTCCCTTCAAACACACTTTCACATCCACTTCCTTTTCCCCACTCCTTAACTTCCCGACTTCTATATCCCCCGCATTTTTCTTTAAAAATTTATAATCATCTTTATTCGCCCTTCTCACCTTTGAAAAGTGAGACGGTATAGCCTTTGGTTTGCGGAATGCCCCACCACGGACGTAGCCCAGGGAGGAGCAAACACCTATCTTAAAAAGCCTTCTTTCTTTTTCCCTCATGCTGTATGGATGCTCCATTTCATCGAGCATCATCATCTCACCGGCAGTTCTAAAACTCCATTTCTCTGATCCCTCCTGCCCGTACTGCAAATCCACGACACGCATGAAAAAAAGGGAATCGTTTTCCTCGTCCTCTGCAACCAGAATCTCTCCGATTTTTATATCTTCCCTGTACGGGTATCTAAAAACGATTTCCGAAACATTTTTTCCAATTATTCTTCCGAGCATTTTATCATCCCAAATATTCATGATAATCAAAGAACAAATCTTCCCACTCATCAATTGTAAATCCGCTTTTCAGTACTATCTCCCGCAATACTTTCCTGAAATATAAGACATCTTCAGATGTTATTACAACGTTTCTATGGATTTCTGCAAGAGGATATGGATACCCAAGACAAGAGACATCATTTGAAAAAGCTGACACCTTGCCGAGAATTTCTTCTATATATTTTTCCATCGGATTGATATCTATACGAAAGGAAAATTTTGAAAAAGGATGGAACTTTGCTATATAGATATTTTTTTCCTCAGAAAGAGGATAATACCATCTTTGTTCTTTGAAAATTTTATCACCTTTATTTTTAATCCAGTTCAATACCGGCAGCCGGTTTGTGTACAGGTCGCTTCTTTTGCATATGCCGACAAGATGCACTCCTCTTTCCATGGCGATTTCACAATTTTCTTTTATGATTTCCGATAAAAATTCACTTCCTTCAAGAGAACCATCCATCATGAGTACATCGCCCTCATCAAGCTCATTCATTGCATCTCTTGCTGCCGCATGTTCTTCAAGTCCCCTGATTGCACCGTTAACCCCATCCATGCCATCAGGAATTTTTTTTGAAATATTATGCGTCACTTTTTCATATTTTTCTGCAAATATTTTTTTTGCATCCCGCTTTGATATGACTTCTATTTTTACTTCCCCAATTTTTTTGTTTATAACGCCTTTTTCATCAGCTATTATATACCCCGTTCTCCTGCTACCTATAACAAAAGAAAGGCCATCGAGAACTTTGAAAGAACTGCCGTCTATGGCAGATCCTTTTGCAGCATTGCATCCATCAAATTTTTTGAATGATGCTTTATGAAGATGGGTGATGAAGCATCCCTCATCAAGCCCGATTTCCACTTCTCCTTCGAAATCTCTGCTCGCTTCCATTACTTCCTTCACGTAACCGAATACCCTGCCAAATGTTTTTTCGTCCATTGTGTGGATAAGCCCTGTTCTCTTTTAATTTCGATTAAGTTCCCATTCTGTATTCCACAATTACGCTTCCGCTTATGTCAACCAGTTTTCTAAGTTCCCCTTTACCATACACTCTGAGGCTTTCCCCAAAATTGCCTATATGCTCCCATCCCTGCATATTAGTGAATACCAGTACGCCATATATAAAAATTGCTAAAAATCGGCGCCTAGGAGGCTAATATCGGTTTATAAAGCTATCACCTCTTGCGTGGCGAAGTTTTGGTATTGTTGAATATAACTCCTATTTTGTGGAGTTGTCATTCATTCTGGGTTAAAGAGCACTTTTAATCGTCCAGCGCGACTTTTTTCAACTTATATTTCAGAGGGCAGTCCACATCTTCCATTACTTCCACTATTTTGTATTTTTTATTGCTTACTCCTGGATGGCATAGCCGATAATTTTCACAGCCGATATTGTCGCACTCAACTTCATGGAATGTTATGGTAGTTCCCTCAGCGCTATCTTTTTTTATGGCGGTTATAATTGGCAATTTTTCTATTTCAACGGCATTAACTCCTCCCTCGTACAGACTGCAGTCGTGATGTTTGTCCCTTACTTTAGTTATCCTGTATCTTCTGCCTGTTTTGAGGTTCGAGCACACCATTTTCAGTTTGCATCCCCTGCATTTTTTTGTTATTCCAAGGTAAACAAACTCGTTTCCATTCTTTGCTAATTTTTTGCCTATTAGAGTGACAAATGTCATTTTATTACCTACACAACACCCGTAACTTTAACCAGATGCTCTGCCGCTTCCTGAGAGATGCCATCTGCTCCGAGTACGGTATACCTATCAGGCCTTATTTTTTGAGCCATCAGTAACGCCTCGACAATACCTTCCTTTGAAACCCCGAGCTCTCTGGCGGTAGTGGGTGCACCTATTTCCTTAATCGCATTCCTTATCCCTTTCCAATCTCCTCCGTGGAGGTACATCATCATAATTGACCCGATTCCGCACTGTTCTCCGTGCAGCGCTTTCCCGGGTGCGATTCTGTCTAAAGCGTGAGAAAACATATGCTCTGCGCCGCTTGCGGGGCGGGAGGAATTTGCAACGCTCATCGCCACTCCAGAAACGATCATGGATTTTACTGCTATCCACGACGACTCCTCTATTCCGGGCTTTATATACCCTGCATTTTCTATGATAAGGTCGGCCGCCGTTTTGGCGAGGGC
This window encodes:
- a CDS encoding DpnI domain-containing protein, translated to MELSLKPEIARDYKGPQKVRVITEKWFEDNMYCPACPSSFLERTPPNTKVVDFICPKCGENYQMKSMSHPFGFRVMDSAYEPKINSIKNGTSPNFVFMHYNRTIMSAQDVMIVPKYFVSPDIIERRKPLKPNARRAGWVGSNILLGRLPIDARISLVINGFIVSEETVRKSWKRFSFLREISVSSKGWLTDVLACVRKLEKIEFMLDEMYSFEESLRKMHPRNKHIKPKIRQQLQILRDRGILEFLGDGRYRIIR
- a CDS encoding ATP-binding cassette domain-containing protein; translated protein: MIEKTVRCPHCKNKVTIQGNPGEKIYLTCPKCNKKDIFTFPETKSELKTKPGSFAIEVDSLTKIYKDVIAVDDLSFNIRTGEIFGLLGPNGAGKTTAIKAILSLIHVNSGKIKINGFDIKKDGIEAKKNIGYLPERVAFYDNLTPLQTLHFFCELKGADKSVARPLIKEVGLEDAINRKVGTFSKGMVQLLGVTQVMIGNPSIYILDEPMAGLDARWIKTIREKIKMLNDQGATVLFSSHILSEVENICDRVAIIDKGKLIAEDTVSNLNKYLRIKPRLEISIPSLKGRVPEVIRGVEGVEAVDAKDDKLFVTCESSVRSQVITTLEKTGFKVVNIKTIEPSLEEAFVKLISGEEGDA
- a CDS encoding ABC transporter permease subunit, with product MAGINPKVIYTIAKKEFLDNIRNKWIIVITIIFIILTIASSYLAGGQAGGDEIFGGMEDTVVALMSIYTLLIPLIAIMLGFSTIAGEAEKGALSVVLSYPVKRVEVLLGKFLGLGSVLAVTPLIGFGLSGIVIATIVGAEEGLAFIAFIALAIILGLMYLSLIICISALCRNRVRAIAGGIILFFWAMIYGMIVMAVYYGTGGDFMKLMSGEGTYPDWLWSSVVFSPSDLNQMAVMRAFGLKQAMGISLEAPDWMSMPFVLAVQLIWIIIPLILAYIFFKRRDI
- a CDS encoding MTH938/NDUFAF3 family protein — translated: MAKFGSLKFGCVTIDGKKYRHDVVVFPNGEVKKRKGGLGIFGSHLFRKEEIEELSNAETIVIGDGTISKAKIAEDAEKFAEENGMKIIQLPSKEAIKKFNELADKGKVGAIIHVTC
- a CDS encoding DUF72 domain-containing protein; amino-acid sequence: MLYLGTSGWYYDHWAGDFYPEELDKREWLQFYAKKFNTVEVNTTFYRMPFPNMLKGWKRKTPENFMLSFKGSSLVTHKKKLQEVNSILQKFYSLIDIIKEKRGVILWQLPPSLHKNNELLEKFLNELNLEIPQAVEFRHKSWYEKEVYRLLEKYGIGYCIISFPSLPTQIEVTAEFAYIRWHGKESLYSSNYSKEELEEWAEVIRNLDVKDVYGYFNNDFNCYAPKNCEQLKEMMED
- a CDS encoding DMT family transporter, which gives rise to MNNKQIGVLAAICASVMWAIEPVFAKLSYQNSDFLHTSAIRAFIVMAMALAYSSATKASFRIDKRQISVMVYIGLAGTLFADLLYFLAMTKAPVINVVLLGHMQPIFIVLLGFLFLKEDRLIGIALMMLSGLLVTTRTPNNLAVLKLGTIWDLLVLASTITWATAAIAVRKYLKGMNAGIITFYRFLFASIVFMMYLLFTLQTFTRFWRVLLSA
- a CDS encoding ATP-binding protein, which codes for MLGRIIGKNVSEIVFRYPYREDIKIGEILVAEDEENDSLFFMRVVDLQYGQEGSEKWSFRTAGEMMMLDEMEHPYSMREKERRLFKIGVCSSLGYVRGGAFRKPKAIPSHFSKVRRANKDDYKFLKKNAGDIEVGKLRSGEKEVDVKVCLKGELIPHHIGIFATTGMGKSNLMRVFAASAMTHGKYGLLIVDPHGEYYEGGDNTEGLRDHPMAKNALIVYSPHRISGPHNTLKISAYEITVGDLQNIFSFTEAQRDALYSLRSRFGKEWLVKLYEMDTEELVIAFGKKIQDITFGVLKRRAEMILQSEIIHRDESVAITDSMLCQLNEGKVVLVDTSGLYEYEELLVGVILARKILARNKNAYRDREQFRKLPPILITMEEAQRVLKAEGVFAQIAREGRKFKVGLCAITQQPKLIKEELLSQFNTFFILGLADEGDRNIIKGSAKQDISKIEKEIQTLEAGEVLITYPGAPFAIPAKIHWYDDYIKGFEETKREEMKVDEDFY
- a CDS encoding DNA double-strand break repair nuclease NurA, which translates into the protein MDEKTFGRVFGYVKEVMEASRDFEGEVEIGLDEGCFITHLHKASFKKFDGCNAAKGSAIDGSSFKVLDGLSFVIGSRRTGYIIADEKGVINKKIGEVKIEVISKRDAKKIFAEKYEKVTHNISKKIPDGMDGVNGAIRGLEEHAAARDAMNELDEGDVLMMDGSLEGSEFLSEIIKENCEIAMERGVHLVGICKRSDLYTNRLPVLNWIKNKGDKIFKEQRWYYPLSEEKNIYIAKFHPFSKFSFRIDINPMEKYIEEILGKVSAFSNDVSCLGYPYPLAEIHRNVVITSEDVLYFRKVLREIVLKSGFTIDEWEDLFFDYHEYLG
- a CDS encoding UPF0179 family protein; the encoded protein is MTFVTLIGKKLAKNGNEFVYLGITKKCRGCKLKMVCSNLKTGRRYRITKVRDKHHDCSLYEGGVNAVEIEKLPIITAIKKDSAEGTTITFHEVECDNIGCENYRLCHPGVSNKKYKIVEVMEDVDCPLKYKLKKVALDD